The Pochonia chlamydosporia 170 chromosome 1, whole genome shotgun sequence genome window below encodes:
- a CDS encoding peptidyl-prolyl isomerase CWC27 (similar to Verticillium alfalfae VaMs.102 XP_003004263.1) — protein sequence MSAIYNLEPQPTASAIIHTTLGEILVELFAKQTPLTCRNFLQHSLDGYYDGTIFHRLVPNFILQGGDPTGTGNGGESIYDGGAFSGDLDPWPMDERRGINAGPTGINFKDEFHSRLKFNRRGLLGMANESRTDTNGSQFFFTLDKTEELNGKNTLFGRVAGDTIYNLAKIGESEVDEASERPLYAVKIERIEILVNPFEDMKKRSRVATHAVQKSTQADKSKKKKRKGGKQLLSFGDEEGEEEEEPVFKKAKFDTRLIAQEEEQENEPNRDKVAKKKSSKAEQKKQPVLQEPSAEEKTPSDDEQNTKQARESRGKARQQSEDLPEEPQAPKKTALEKANEELAALKASMRRTIHSEQPTEETKKKSALESLIPESSMRARKRRPGGNNASTSDDQAAMNLLRAFQSRLDKAPPEKEVPESTKQGGEDKEESAAADEEAELCDLHFIANCQSCTAWDKQDKEESDDEGWMSHSLSFAADRLGKDLSNRKKAEEELVVIDPREKARTLKEDKRAEREAKLGGGSRAWDQARDQARNAKLARASSLAGRGAK from the coding sequence ATGTCGGCGATTTACAATCTCGAGCCGCAGCCAACGGCGTCCGCAATCATCCACACCACCCTTGGCGAGATTCTGGTCGAGCTCTTTGCAAAACAAACACCTCTAACCTGTCGAAACTTCCTGCAACACAGCCTCGACGGATACTACGATGGTACGATATTCCATAGACTGGTTCCTAACTTTATTCTGCAAGGTGGCGACCCTACAGGGACAGGCAATGGAGGTGAATCCATCTACGACGGCGGCGCGTTTAGCGGCGACCTCGACCCATGGCCGATGGACGAGAGACGGGGTATAAATGCAGGTCCTACGGGCATTAACTTCAAAGACGAATTCCACTCCCGGCTAAAATTTAATCGAAGAGGCTTGTTGGGCATGGCCAACGAAAGTCGAACGGATACGAATGGCAGCCAGTTCTTCTTCACGCTGGATAAAACCGAGGAGCTGAATGGAAAGAATACCCTCTTCGGAAGGGTTGCAGGCGACACGATCTATaatttggccaagattgGAGAGTCAGAAGTGGATGAGGCAAGTGAGAGGCCATTATACGCCGTCAAGATTGAGAGGATAGAAATTTTGGTGAATCCGTTTGAggacatgaagaagaggtcTAGGGTTGCGACACATGCCGTGCAGAAATCTACTCAAGCGGACAAatcgaagaagaagaagaggaagggAGGTAAACAATTGCTTagttttggtgatgaggagggcgaggaggaggaggagccgGTGTTTAAgaaggccaagtttgacacGAGGCTGATTGCTCAAGAGGAGGAACAGGAAAATGAGCCAAACAGGGACAAggtcgccaagaagaagtctTCTAAAGcggagcagaagaagcagcctgtGCTACAGGAGCCTTCCGCCGAGGAGAAGACGCCTTCAGATGATGAGCAGAATACGAAGCAAGCCCGTGAATCAAGAGGCAAAGCTAGGCAACAGTCAGAAGACTTGCCAGAGGAGCCACAGGCCCCCAAGAAGACGGCTCTTGAGAAAGCCAATGAAGAACTAGCGGCATTAAAGGCCTCGATGCGCCGAACCATTCACTCGGAACAGCCAAcagaagaaacaaagaagaagtcggCTTTAGAATCCTTGATACCGGAATCATCGATGCGGGCAAGAAAACGAAGACCAGGAGGCAATAACGCAAGCACAAGCGACGATCAAGCAGCTATGAATCTATTACGTGCTTTTCAGTCAAGACTGGACAAGGCGCCGCCAGAGAAAGAAGTGCCAGAATCTACAAAACAGGGAGgcgaggacaaggaggaaTCTGCGGCTGCGGATGAGGAAGCAGAGCTCTGTGATTTGCACTTCATAGCCAATTGCCAAAGCTGCACGGCCTGGGACAagcaggacaaggaggagaGCGATGATGAGGGATGGATGTCACATTCACTGTCGTTTGCGGCGGATAGACTGGGCAAAGACCTGAGTAACCGGAAGAAGGCGGAAGAAGAGCTGGTGGTTATTGATCCTAGAGAGAAGGCAAGGACACTGAAAGAGGATAAGAGGGCAGAACGGGAGGCGAAGCTGGGAGGAGGATCGAGGGCATGGGACCAAGCGAGGGATCAGGCGCgaaatgccaagttggcgaGGGCGAGTTCACTGGCTGGAAGGGGGGCTAAATGA